The window CGCTTCCAACGGCGTGAACCTGACAGACGGCATGGACGGACTGGCCATCGGTCCCACCATTATCGCGGGCATCGTCTTTGCGGTGTTCGTTTATGTGGCGGGTCACGCGCAGATGTCTTCCTACCTGCAGGTGGCCTCTGTTCCCGGTGTGGGTGAAGTGACCGTCGTCTGCGGTGCGCTCATCGGCGCGGGCATGGGCTTCCTCTGGTTCAACGCCTATCCGGCACAGGTGTTCATGGGCGACGTGGGCAGCCTGTCCCTCGGCGGCACGCTGGGTTTTCTGGCGGTGCTCTGCAAGCAGGAACTCATCCTGCTCGTGGCGGGCGGCCTTTTCGTGGTGGAAACCCTCTCGGTAATCCTGCAGGTGGGCTATTTCAAGTTCTCCGGCGGCAAGCGAATCTTCCGCATGGCACCCCTGCATCACCATTTTGAATTGAAGGGCATACCGGAGTCCAAGGTCATCATCCGGTTCTGGATAACCTCTGCACTGCTGGGCCTCGTGGCTCTCAGCGTACTCAAGCTCCGCTAGGTCGAATGATATGAAGATCAGCTGTCAGCAGAGCCCCGTAACTCCCGGCATGAAGGCCGTGGTTGTGGGCGTGGGAAGCACCGGCATGGCTGCCGCGGAGTTGCTGCATGCGCTTGGCGCGGATGTGCGCATCGTGGACCGCAGTGCCGAAAAGGTTTCTCCGGCGTTTCGTGAAGTTATCGATCGGTTTGGTTTTGAAACCGCCTTTGGCGACCACAGTGCGGAACAGTTTGCGGGTGCGGAACTTGTCGTTCCCAGCCCCGGCGTTCCCGTGCTCAAGCTGGCCCCGTATCTGCCCGAAACGGCGCGGGTGATGGCGGAAACCGAACTGGCATGGCACTGCGTGCAGCATATTCCCGTGTTGTCCGTGACAGGCACCAACGGCAAGACCACCACCGTGCGTCTGTGCGCGAAGATGCTGGAAGATGCCGGAAAGAAGGTTTTTCTCGGCGGAAACATCGGTACCCCTCTCAGCCGCTTCGTGCTGGAAGGTGGCGAGGCAGACGTGCTGGTGCTGGAGCTTTCCAGCTTCCAGTTGCAGACCTGTTCCGCTCTGCGTCCCAAGGTTGGTGTGCTGACCAATATCACTGTGGACCATCTCGACTACCACAAGGATATGGACGAGTACACGGACGCCAAGATGCGCATGTTTGCCCGTCAGACCTTCGAGGATAAGGCCATCTTCGGTCCCGGTCTTGAAGACCTGCCGTATCGCTACGACGTGAAGGCGGAAATCTGGTTCTTCGATGATTCCGCACGCTTTCCGGAAGCCCTGCTCAAGGGGCGTCACAACCGCCTGAATATGGAAGCGGCCTTTCTGGCCTGTTCCGTTTTCGGCGTGACCGTGGAGAGCGCTACGGCAACGCTGCGGGAGTTCACCGCGGACGAACATACGTTGGAAACCGTTGGGTCCGCCAAGGGCGTGATCTTCGTCAACGATACCAAGGCAACCACCGTGGATGCCGTACGTGCCGCGCTGGAAACTTTTGAAACGCCCATCCTGCTCTTGGCGGGCGGCGTTTACAAGGGCGGAGACCTCACCACTCTGCGTGAGCTGATCGGCACCAAGTGCAAGGCAGTGGGGCTCTACGGCGGCAGCCGCGAAAAGTTTGAACAGGCATGGGGCGGATGCGCACCCATTTCCTACGACAGCACCATGGAAGAAGCCGCAAGAAGGCTCATGGGTGTGGCCGCCGAGGGTGACGTGATGCTGCTTGCACCGGCCACCTCCAGCTTTGACCAGTATGCGAATTACAAAGCGCGCGGAGAGGACTTCCGTCGCATTCAGGCCCTGTTGGCAGGAGAATAGGAATAATGGCTCCCTTGAAGAAGAACGCAATGAACCTGGACTGGGTACTGCTTGCATCAGCGGTGTGCCTGGTCGCGTTCGGCCTGACCATGGTGCTTAGCGCCAGCGGGATCATGGCCGAGAAGTTTCATGCGGATAAGTACTACTTCTTCAAGCGCCAGCTCATGTTCGCAGGCATCGGCGGAATAGGGATGCTGGTTGCGGCTTCCATACCCCGCAAGTTGTTGAATCAGCTGCAGTATCCCGCACTGGGGCTTGCTTTTGTGCTGACGGTTATCACGCTCACGCCTCTCGGAACCACCATAAACGGTTCCAGCCGCTGGATATCGTTCGGCATTTTTGCCGTGCAGCCCATGGAATTCGCCAGAATCGCGCTGGTGTTGTATCTGGCCTACTTTTTCAGCGCCAAGCAGGAGCTGGTGAAAACCTTTTCCAAGGGAGTCATACCGCCCTTCGCCGTTACCGGCCTGCTCTGCCTGTTGCTGCTCAAACAGCCGGATTTCGGCGGTGCTGCCGTGATGGCCATTCTGCTCTTTTTCATGTGTCTCGTCGGCGGTACGCGGCTTATCTACCTTGCCGCATCCGCCATGCTGGCGGGCGGTGCAGGGTGGTTGCTCATCATGCGTTCCGGGTACCGCTCCCGTCGTCTGCTGGCGTTTCTCGATCCCTTCAAGGACGCGCAGGACTCTGGCTATCAGCTTGTGCAGTCGCTGTTCGCCATGGGTTCCGGCGGCATCACGGGGCAGGGCCTCGGTGCCAGCAAGCAGAAGCTTTTCTTCCTGCCCGAGCCGCACAACGACTTCATCATGGCGGTGGTTGGCGAGGAGCTTGGTTTTGTGGGTGTTTCGCTGTTTTTCATCATCATGGGAGTGTTCCTGTGGCGGGCCTTTCGTGTGGCCTACCGGCAGGAAGACCTGCGTGACCGCCTGACGGCGTTCGGGCTGGCGCTCATTCTCATGCTCAGCGCAGTGTTCAATCTTGCCGTGGTCATGGGAGCTGCGCCGCCCAAGGGTGTTGCCATGCCTTTCATGAGCTACGGCGGCAGTAGTCTTGTGGCGACCTTTCTCTGTGTCGGGTTGCTGCTCAATTTTTCAAGAACGTCTGAAGGGACGGCGTAGGATATGAAGCGTTTTGTTCTGACCACCGGCGGTACCGGTGGACACATCTTTCCGGCACTGGCCGTAGCCGAGGAACTCCGCAAGCGTTTCCCTGATGCGGAATTCCTGTTCGTCGGCGGCGAGTACGGTCCGGAGCGCGATATCGTGACGCGGGCCGGAATCGAATTCGTCGGTCTGCCCGTGCGCGGGGTGCTCGGCCGTGGTCTTCGTGCAGTGGGGGCCGTATTCGGTCTTGCCAAAGCTACGGTACGCGCCATGGGCATTATCGGCAGCTTTAATCCTGACGCGGTTATCGGATTCGGCGGATACGCGGCCTTTGCTGCCTGCATGGGGGCAAAGCTGCGTGAGAAGCCCGTGGCTGTGCATGAACAGAACAGCGTTCCCGGTCTTGCCAACAAGCTGCTCGGCAAGGTGGCGGACCGTATCTTTATTTCCATGCCCGATCCGGACGAACATTTTCTCCCCCGCAAGACCGTGCTGACCGGCAATCCCGTCCGTGCCAACATCAGGGCGCTACGTGAATTGCCGGTAAATGAAACCGGTAGCCGCCGTCTGCTGGTCGTTGGGGGCAGCCTTGGCGCCCGGGCCGTGAATACGGCTGTCATGGCGATGCTGCCCACCTTGCGTGAAGCAGGCGTGACCGTGCATCACCAGACAGGGCAGGCCGACCTTGAGCGGGTCCGTGCCGCCTACGAAGAGGCCGGTATGCAGGGTTGCACCGTGGAGGCATTTATCGATGACATGGCGACAGCGTATGCGCAGGCCGACTTGGTGCTCTGCCGCGCCGGAGCCACCACGGTTGCGGAACTGACGGTGGCAGGCAAGCCCGCCGTATTCATTCCTTTTCCTTACGCCACGCATAACCACCAGGTGCACAATGCCCGCTTCCTTGAGCGGCAGGGCGCAGCACTGGTGGTGGAAGAACGGCAGCTTGCGGCAGATTCCGCTGAATCCGTGGATCTTCCCGCACTTGTCACGGCACTTATCTGTGACTCTGGCCGTTTGAAAATGATGGCGCAGGCTTCCCGCAAGCAGGGATGGCCTGAAGCCGCCGCCAACGTGGCGAGCGGTCTGCTCGACATAACGCGCAAGGCGCCTCTGGCGTCTCTGGTGCATGAATACAAGAAGTAGGTGTGTGATGATCAAGATTCGCAAGATTCACATGGTGGGTATCGGTGGTGCAGGCATGAGCGGCATTGCCGAAGTTCTGCTCAACCTCGGTTACGAGGTTGCCGGTTCCGACATTGCCGACGGCCCTGTGGTGCGTCGCCTGAAGAATCTGGGAGCGGAGATCTTCATCGGACACGGAGCGGATAACGTGACGGATGTGCAGGTGCTGGTCCGTTCTTCCGCCGTGAAGGATGACAACCCTGAAGTTATCGCCGCCCGGGAGAAGAAGATTCCGATCATTCCCCGCGCCGAAATGCTTGCCGAATTGATGCGCCTGCGCACCGGCGTTGCGATTGCCGGTACCCACGGCAAGACAACCACCACTTCTTTGACGGCAGCCATTTTTGATGCCGCGCAGACCGACCCCACCGTCATCATTGGCGGGCGGTTGAATGCCTATGGCACCAACGCGCGTCTGGGCGAGGGCGAATTCCTGATCGCAGAGGCGGACGAATCCGACGGTTCGTTCCTCTGTCTGTTGCCCATCATGACCGTGGTGACCAACGTGGACCGTGATCACATGGATTTTTACGCGGACCAGCAGGCCATTGATGATGCCTTCGTGCAGTTCATGAACAGCGTGCCCTTCTATGGCGCGAACATCGTATGCGGCGACGACCCCGGCGTGCGCAGGTTGTTGCCGAAGGTGAAGCGGCCCTGCATTACCTATGGTTTCGGTCCCGATAACGATATTCGTGCCGAAGTGCTTTCCTGCACCGAGATGAGCCACTTCCGTGTCATCGTGCAGGGGCGTGATATGGGGGAAGTGCATCTCTCCCAGCCCGGCCGTCATAACATCCTTAACGCGCTTGGGGCCATCGGCGTCTCGCTCGAGGCCGGCATTTCCGAAGCGGCCTGCATTGAAGGGCTTTCCGGTTTCACCGGCGTAGGCCGCCGCTTTGAGCGCAAGGGCGAGCGCAACGGTGTGCTGGTTGTGGATGACTACGGTCATCATCCGGCCGAGGTGGCCGCAACCATCAATACCGCCAAGCAGTGTTTCCCCAACCGCAGACTTGTGGTCGCCTTTCAGCCCCATCGTTTCAGCCGTACGCAGGCGCTCTTCGGCGAGTTCTGCAAGGCCTTCGAAGGGGTGGACAAGCTGCTGCTTACGGAAATCTATCCGGCATCCGAAGCGCCCATTCCCGGCGTGAGCGGGCAGAGTCTGGCGCAGGGGATTCGTCAGGTGACAAATACCGATGTTCTGTATTGTCAGGATTTTCAGGCCGTAACAGAGGCTCTTCCTGAAGTGTTGCAGCCCGGTGACCTCTTTATCACTCTGGGTGCAGGCAACATCTGGACTGTTGGCCAGAAGTACTTGGACGGAGAATAGCAGTATGTCGCTGGTTATTCTGCAGGGGCCGACCCTCAGGGAACGTACCACGCTCAGGCTTGGTGGAAGCACCATTGCCGAAGTGGTCATTGCCCGTGCGCAGGACTGCGACGAATTGTCGCTTGCGCTGGAGCGCCTTGGCGGCAAGCCGCTGGTGCTGGGGTACGGCAGCAATATATTGGCCAGCGACGGCGAGTTGCCTCTGGTGGTGGTGAATCCTGCTGTGATGGATGCGCCGCAGGTGGTGGGCGAGGGCACCGACGGTGTTCGCGTTCGGGTGGGGGCCGGCTTCAGACTTCCCCGCCTGCTTGGCTGGCTCTGCTCCAACGGGCTTTCCGGATTGGAAGGACTTTCGGGCATTCCCGGAACCGTGGGTGGGGCCGTTGCCATGAATGCCGGTTCTTACGGGTGTGAAACAGGAGCCAGACTGGAAAGTGTAACGATCTTTGACCCTCGCAACGGTGTGCGCACTCTCAAGAGGGACTCGTTGCACTTCGCATACAGGCATTTCTCCGTAGAAGAGACTGATGGTGCCTCTGGCGATACGTCTTTGACTATTGTTCTGGACGCAACATTCTGTCTTGATAGAGGCGTCAGAGACGATATTCATCGGGTAATGCGGGAAAACTACGCCAAGAAGAAAGCAACGCAGCCTGTAACGGCATATAGTGCCGGCTGCGTATTCAAGAATCCTTCGCAACAGGCAAGCGCAGGAAAGCTTTTAGACAGTTGTGGATTTAAGGGAAAAGAATATGGTGGCATGGCATTTTCGAAAATGCATGCTAATTTTTTGATAAATACTGGTAAAGGAACAAGCGAAGAAGCAAAGTATCTTTTATCAATTGCGCAGGAAAAAGTAAAGAAAGAAACAAATTTTTCACTTGAATTAGAAGTAAAAATCATCTGATGGCAAGAGTGGCTGCAATCAAGAAGAAGCGTGCGCCGGTTAGTTTTTCCGGCAACACGTACTCAAGGGCAAGATGCAGGAAACCAAGTAGCAGAAAGTTTCCGAATTTGTGGCCTTGGGTGCTTACACTATTTACTTCTTTTCTTTTTATTGTTATTCTCAGTATCGCATTGCTCTATTTGTATCGCTTTTTCACTGTGAGTGAGTACTTCTCGGTGAAGGAAGTGCAGGTGGCCGGAAATGTCCGGCTCGGAAGCGGTGAGATTCAGGCGCTTGCAGAAGTGCGACCCGGCATGAACAGTCTGGCCGTGCGTATGGGGGCGATGGAGGCCCGTCTGCTCAGCAATCCCTGGGTGGCAGGTGTCTCCGTCAAGCGGGAATTGCCCGGAAGCTTCTTCATCACGGTGCGCGAACGCGTGCCGCACTACTGGGGAAGGCGGGGCGACAAGGTGGTCTACCTCGATGACCGTGGTGACATGATCTGCGAGTTGGAGCCGACCAAGTTTACGTCGCTTCCGTTTCTCTCGATTGATCCGGGCATGGAATCCTGGCTTGAGCAGCTGCCTGACATGGTGGGATCGCTGGAAACGGCCAGCCTGCCCTTGGATATAAATAATGCCGCGTGGGTGAGACTCAGCAGAAGTGGGGGGATGGAGCTGTTTCTGGAGAATGCGGATATGACTCTCTGTCTGGGGGTCGAGGATTGGAACACTAACCTGAGCCGTCTGGCCTTGGTGCTGGGGGACCTGAGCCGCAGGGGCGAATTGAAGTATGTTCGCTCGGTGAAGGTGGACGGTGACAGTGTGTGGGTTGAGGCGGCAACTTCTCCTGCCGCCAGCAGATAATGAATTTTGGAGGTATGCAGTATGGCCAAGTCTGATCTGATCGTGGGACTCGATATCGGGACCACTAAAATCTGCGCCGTGGTGGGCGAGCCCACTCCTGATGGTGTGGATATCGTCGGCATCGGCACTGCCCCCTCCACCGGCCTGCGTAAGGGTGTTGTGGTAAACATCGAGCAGACCGTGCAGTCCATCAAGAAGGCGCTTGAAGAGGCCGAACTCATGGCGGGTTGCGAAATCCGCTCCGTCTACGCAGGAATCGCAGGCAGCCACATAAAGGGCTTCAACAGCCACGGCGTTATTGCGGTCAAGGGCGGCGAAGTCGGTCCCAAGGACGTGGAGCGCGTGCTGGATGCAGCCAAGGCGGTAGCCATTCCGCTGGACCGCGAGGTCATCCACATTCTGCCGCAGGAATACATCGTTGACGACCAGCGCGGCATCGCCGATCCCCTCGGTATGGCCGGTGTGCGTCTTGAAGTGAAGGTGCACATCGTCACCGGCGCGGTGACCAGTGCACAGAATATCGTGCGTTCCTGCCATCGCAGCGGTCTTGATGTTTCCGATATCGTGCTTGAGGCGCTGGCTTCTTCCAAGGCCGTGCTGACAGAGGAAGAGCGCGAAATCGGCGTAGCGTTGGTGGACCTTGGCGGCGGCACCACCGATATTGCGGTGTTTGCCAACGATTCCATCAAGCACACGGGCGTGCTCGCCCTTGGTGGTCAGAATCTGACCAACGACATCGCCTTTGGTCTGCGCACCCCCATGGTCAGCGCAGAGAAGATCAAGACCCGTTACGGCTGCGCGCTTGCCGAACTTGTGCGTGGCGATGAAACCATAGAAGTTTCCAGCGTGGGCGACCGTGAGCCCCGCAAGCTCTCCCGTCAGGTGCTGGCGGAAATATGCGAACCGCGTATGGAGGAGATCCTTTCCCTCGTGGATCAGGAACTCGTCCGTTCCGGATACAAGAACCTTATTGGCGCGGGCGTGGTGCTTACTGGCGGCACTTCGCTGATCGACGGGTGCCAGGAACTTGGCGAACAAATCTTCAACCTGCCCACGCGGATTGGCTATCCTCGTAATGTGGGCGGCCTGAAGGATGTCGTGAACAGCCCCAAGTACGCCACCGCGGTTGGTCTCCTGCGGTATGGCGCGGAAAAGGAAGGCTTGGAGCTGAAATTCCGCATTCGTGACGGCAATGTCTTCAACCGGGTCCTGTCCCGGATGAAGAAGTGGTTCTCGGATGTTTCTTAGGCGTTATCCGGGAACCGAATCCTGTTTGGTCTACACGTTTTTGGTCTACACTGTTTGAACTGAGTATTGGCGAAAGGAGAGGCGAACATGGAATTTATGGAAATTGAAGACAGCATGGCGAAAATTAAAGTCATTGGTGTCGGCGGTGGCGGTGGTAACGCTGTTAACAACATGATCAGCTCGGTACTGCGCGGCGTGACTTTCATCACTGCCAATACCGACGTGCAGGCGCTCAACAACTCGCAGGCCGAGTACAAGATTCAGCTGGGTGACAAGCTCACCAAGGGCCTTGGCGCAGGCGCCAATCCCGCAGTCGGCCGTGATGCAGCGCTTGAGTCCATCGAACAGATCCGCGCAGCCATCGGCGAGGCGGACATGGTGTTCGTTACCGCAGGTATGGGTGGCGGCACCGGCACCGGCGCGGCGCCTGTTATCGCGCAGGTTGCCAAGGAAATGGGCGCACTGACCGTTGGCGTTGTGACCAAGCCTTTCTTCTTTGAAGGCAGAAAGCGCCTTGAGGCTGCTGAAGCCGGCATCGAAGAGTTCCGCCAGCATGTGGACTCCCTCATCACCATTCCCAACGACCGACTGCTGTCCCTCGCCGCCAAGAAGGCAACCTTCGTGGAAATGCTGAAGAAGGCGGACGAGATTCTCTATTTCGCAGTGAAGGGCATTTCCGACCTCATCATGGTGCCCGGCCTGATCAACCTCGACTTCGCGGACGTGAAGGCCGTGATGGGCGAATCCGGTCTCGCCATGATGGGCGCAGGCAGCGCCACCGGCGAAGCCCGTGCCCGCGAGGCTGCCATGAAGGCTATCACCAGCCCCCTGCTGGAAGATGTATCCATTGACGGCGCACGTGGCGTGCTCATGAACATCACCTGTTCCTCCGATCTCACCATCGAGGAAGTTTCCGAAGCAGCAGGTGCCATTCAGGAAGCCGCGCACGATGATGCCCGCATCTTCTTCGGTACCGTATTTGACGACAACATCGGCGATGAAATGCGCATCACCGTTATTGCCACCGGCATTGACGCCACCCGTGCAGAAACGCAGGGAAACGGCGGACGGAGCGTTTCGGCGAACGGTAAGGTAACGCCCATGCGTAATGCCCCGCCCAAGGCCGCTCCGGCACCCCGCGCCCAGCAGCAGGTTCAGCCGCAGGCCGCTGCGCGTCCCGCACAGCCTGCCAGTCAGCCCATGAGTCAGCCCATGGCGCAGCCGCGTCGTGCTCAGGAAGTGATTACACGTCCTGCGCCTGCGCGTGGACTTGGCAACTTCAGCGAAGAAGACCGCAGCATTCCCGCATACCTTCGCCGTCAGGGACAGGTAGCGCAGGCAGCGCAGCAGGCAGCCAACCTGCATAACCCCGGTGAGGAAGATTTCGTATTCGACGAGGACGAGTTTGAGATTCCTTCCTTCATCCGCAAACAGGCGGATTAGGCAGGATTGAAACAGGGCGCCCGGTCCAGATGAACACGGGCGCGGATTGAGGGCTGCGGCCCGACTCCCTCCGTCACGGCATGTGAAGGACCGAGTCGCACCTGCCCTTGAGAGACCGTTGTTCCGTAATGGGAGCTGCAACGCTCCGCGGACGACAGATGTCGCATTCTCCGCTGTATGGTGCGGATCGAGGCAGGGGGTGCCTCAATGCGACAAAAGACAGGTAGACCCTGTGACCAGGTTTGGAACTACGCCTCTCCTTCCCTGCTCACAGTTTTTTAAAAGGCCGCTCCACAGGGGGGCGGCCTTTTATCATGGGATGTGGTAAATTAGCCGCTTCCAGCTCACTGCGGAAAGACTGTGTTTTCGAAAAAAGAATGGTGCCCTAGGGCACCATTTTGTTTTTTCAGGTAGGAGGATACGTGGCTAGCTGGGCGCACCGGCGCGTTTCACATAATAGACTGCGCGGCCTTCAGCTATCTGCGTGTCCGGCATGGAAGATGAGGTAACGCGGATATGCACGTTGGCGATGCGGTTGCCCAGCATGCGCACGTCGCCTTCCGCCACAAGGTCTTCAAAGGGGGCAGGGCGCTGGTAGTCTACGCGCATATCGATTGTTGCAGTCTTGTCTTCAGGCCCGAAGTGGGTCCACAGCGCTACCGCGCCGCAGATGTCTACGAGAAGGGCGGTAATGCCGCCATGCAGCACGCCGCGCATCTCGTTCCCGTTGAAATCTTCGCGGTAAGGCAGGCACACCTTGGCATAGCCCGGGCGTACATCCAGCACCTTTACGCCCAGAAAGCGATGGAAGGGAATGTCCTCTTCAACAAACTTGATCAGGTCTTTGTGTACTGTGCTGTTCATGGTGGTGGATGTATCGCGTATTTCGTATGCAGTCCATAGTCGGTATTCGGCGCTGCAACCGCCGTGATTATTGTAAAAACATATCTAAGCCCTGTACAGTAAGTTCTCTGATGCGTTACTGCTTATATATGAAGCTGAAACTGTTGAATATGGTGTTGATACTCGTGTTCGGTTGGGCGATTGCGGCTGTTGGCGCGGGGCGCGAAGCCGGTGCGTCTGATGTGCCGTCGCATGTTGCACTGGCAACGCACAACCTCAGCCCCTACGGGTGCTATGATGCTTCCGGACACTTTGATGGCATAGCTGTACGTGCCGTCCGGTATGCTTTTGCGGAAATGGGCGTAATTCTGGAGTTACGTGTCGTGCCGTGGAAACGAGCCCAGTATATGTTTCAGACTGGGGATGTGGACGGTTTTTTTGCGGCCTCCAAGAACGATGAACGTGATGGCTTGGGAGTTCTCTCTTGTACGATAGCAGACCAGCAATGGAGTTGGTATTATCTGCCGCACGGCGGTCCTGTACCATCAGATTCCGTCTTCAGGCAGAAGGCCAGGGTCGCTTCGTTTCATGGCGCGAATATGCTGCAGTGGCTGCATGATGAGGGATATAATGTTGTGGCCTCTCCGCCAACCACGGCAGAGCTTGTGGAATTGCTTGAGCGGCGCAGAGTGGACGCGGTGCTTGCGAATAATCTCGTTATGGAAGAGCTGTTACGTCAACGCAGAAATTCTGAATCTATCAACGTCTTTGTGCTCAAGGATAATCCGCTCGGGGTCTACTTTTCCCATTCCTTTCTTGCCAGATATCCTGATTTTCTCCGGCAGTTCAATGAGCATGTCGATACGTACCGGCGACAATTTCAGCACTGAATACGTAAAAAAGGGAGGCACGCTGTGCCTCCCTTTGTTCTTTCTGTTGCCAGAGGGCTTACATGCCCTTCTTGGCCATCATGTCGATGAGGTCGCCCACGCGGCAGGAATAGCCCCATTCGTTGTCGTACCATGAATAGATCTTGGCCATGTTGCCGGACTGCATCATGGTGAAGTCCGCTTCAACAATGGAGGAGCGGGGGTCGCCGATGAAGTCGGATGAAACCAGCGGCTGTTCCGAGAAGCCCAGAATTCCCTTCAACTGGCCTTCAGAGGCTGCCTTGAGGGCTGCGCGAAGGTCTTCAGTGGTGGTGTCCTTTTCCAGCTCGCAGACGAAGTCTACGAGAGAAACAGTGGGGGTGGGCACGCGGACGGAGTAGCCTGAGAACTTGCCGGCCATCTCCGGAATAACCAACGCCACGGCCT is drawn from Desulfovibrio mangrovi and contains these coding sequences:
- a CDS encoding substrate-binding periplasmic protein; the protein is MKLKLLNMVLILVFGWAIAAVGAGREAGASDVPSHVALATHNLSPYGCYDASGHFDGIAVRAVRYAFAEMGVILELRVVPWKRAQYMFQTGDVDGFFAASKNDERDGLGVLSCTIADQQWSWYYLPHGGPVPSDSVFRQKARVASFHGANMLQWLHDEGYNVVASPPTTAELVELLERRRVDAVLANNLVMEELLRQRRNSESINVFVLKDNPLGVYFSHSFLARYPDFLRQFNEHVDTYRRQFQH